Proteins found in one Arthrobacter sp. U41 genomic segment:
- a CDS encoding type 1 glutamine amidotransferase domain-containing protein, whose protein sequence is MKKILMVLTSVSEIGDTGEKTGYNVAEAAHPWKVFKDSGHFVDFASIQGGQPPRDEVDSEDPIQVAFTEDETTRAGLYNTARVDVVDPDQYDAVFLVGGHGTMWDFPDSEGLQNLLASVYNAGGVVGAVCHGPAGLLNVELANGFRLVEGRKVAAFTNDEEVAAGKDKVIPFFLADRLEEQGATHVSADVFEEKVVVDERLVTGQNPASAAGVAKEMEKLLAEAIHHEKAEEQHEAEALRAEKDAEKDAKKKAAAEAEH, encoded by the coding sequence ATGAAGAAAATCCTCATGGTACTGACCAGCGTTTCCGAGATCGGCGACACGGGAGAGAAGACCGGCTACAACGTGGCCGAGGCTGCACATCCCTGGAAGGTCTTCAAGGATTCCGGGCACTTCGTCGACTTCGCGTCCATCCAGGGCGGCCAGCCCCCGCGCGACGAGGTGGACTCAGAAGATCCCATCCAGGTCGCCTTCACGGAGGACGAGACCACGCGCGCCGGCCTCTACAACACTGCCCGCGTCGACGTCGTTGATCCCGACCAGTACGACGCCGTCTTCCTCGTGGGCGGCCACGGCACCATGTGGGACTTCCCGGACAGCGAAGGCTTGCAGAACCTCCTAGCCAGCGTCTACAACGCCGGCGGCGTTGTCGGCGCGGTCTGCCACGGGCCGGCCGGCCTGCTGAACGTCGAGTTGGCCAACGGCTTTCGCCTCGTCGAGGGCCGGAAGGTGGCCGCCTTCACCAACGACGAAGAGGTTGCCGCAGGGAAGGACAAGGTCATCCCGTTCTTTTTGGCAGACCGGCTTGAGGAACAGGGCGCCACCCACGTCTCCGCTGATGTCTTTGAGGAGAAGGTCGTGGTCGACGAGCGGCTGGTGACCGGCCAGAACCCGGCCTCGGCCGCCGGCGTGGCCAAGGAGATGGAGAAACTCCTGGCAGAGGCCATCCACCACGAAAAAGCCGAGGAGCAGCACGAGGCGGAGGCGCTGCGCGCCGAGAAGGACGCCGAAAAGGACGCCAAGAAGAAGGCTGCCGCAGAGGCCGAGCACTAG
- a CDS encoding recombinase family protein, translated as MYEDKASGKDDDRPPLVSCLKALRHGDTLIVWKLDRLGSDLRHLVNIVHDLTERGIGLKVLTGQGAAIDATAASGKLVFGIFAALR; from the coding sequence ATGTACGAAGACAAGGCCTCGGGAAAGGACGACGACCGGCCACCGCTGGTCTCCTGCCTCAAAGCCCTGCGCCACGGCGACACCCTGATCGTCTGGAAACTTGACCGGCTCGGCAGTGACCTCCGCCACCTGGTCAACATCGTCCACGACCTGACCGAACGCGGCATCGGCTTGAAAGTCCTCACCGGCCAGGGCGCGGCCATCGACGCCACCGCCGCATCCGGCAAGCTCGTCTTCGGAATCTTCGCCGCCCTCAGATAG
- a CDS encoding AMP-binding protein: MTTQLDFLRVPFAADLASHGDSPAILTDNVAVTYRELAERVDDLAVRLGTERRLVALTAANNLESLVAYLAALAGGHPLILLPEDKPAALESLVAAYDPDVIVRSGNGRTVLEERRPGTRHELHPDLALLLSTSGSTGSPKLVRLSHANLQSNAESISEYLNIGPDDRAATTLPMSYCYGLSVINSHLLRGAGLVLTDLSVVDPCFWELFRNRGATAFAAVPYTFELLERVGFAGMELPSLRYVTQAGGRLAPEMVRQYAGLGRRQGWDLFVMYGQTEATARMAYLPPELAATVPGAIGIPVPGGSLRIDPVPGLEHGELVFTGPNVMLGYAETAEDLGKGRSIDELRTGDLARQHPTGVYEVVGRRSRFVKIVGLRVDLGQVERILADLGVQAASAGTDDGLVVAVEGDHDTRLLGKVLSQGLGLPRAALQVHAVEHLPRLATGKLDYQAVLALSRPEPVHAPADGAAAGPGSVRRIFEDALEVADIADGDTFVSLGGDSLSYVAASVRLEQALGHLPPGWHVTPVRDLEPRPRTAPARKRRRFFAPLETSIVLRAVGIVLIVSTHVGLFSWQGAAHVLMAVAGYNFARFQLSGERFQRLRRQLNSLARIVVPSMAFIVVAYLITDNYTPANILLLNAIVGPETVTTQWHFWFIEILVYLLLGMTALLAVPWADRAERRFPLLLPLALTGAGLLTRYELVNPGVPHTAPALWLFALGWAIARSRTVAQRCVVSAIAVLTVPGFFENVTRECTLLAGILVLIWLPSIPVPKGLRRLTVVLASASLYAYLVHWLVYPPLAGISPALAVGASLAAGAAYWALCMCVVNAATRRLTPSKKSHKRVPPSLLPNRLTGSQG, from the coding sequence GTGACCACGCAGCTTGATTTCTTGCGGGTGCCCTTTGCCGCGGATCTTGCGAGCCACGGGGACAGTCCCGCCATTCTCACCGACAACGTCGCAGTGACCTACCGGGAGCTGGCGGAGCGCGTCGACGATCTTGCCGTCCGGCTCGGCACCGAACGGCGCCTCGTCGCGCTGACGGCAGCCAACAACCTCGAGTCGCTCGTGGCCTATCTGGCGGCACTGGCAGGCGGGCACCCCCTTATCCTCCTGCCCGAGGACAAACCTGCAGCCCTGGAATCCCTTGTTGCTGCCTATGACCCCGATGTGATTGTGCGGTCAGGGAACGGGCGCACTGTCCTCGAGGAACGCCGGCCGGGCACCCGCCACGAGCTGCACCCGGATCTTGCCCTTTTGCTTAGCACGTCCGGGTCCACGGGCTCGCCGAAGCTTGTTCGTCTCTCGCATGCGAACCTGCAATCCAACGCCGAGTCTATTTCCGAGTACCTGAACATCGGCCCGGACGACCGTGCTGCGACGACCCTGCCGATGTCCTATTGTTACGGGCTGTCGGTAATCAACAGCCACCTGCTCCGAGGTGCGGGACTGGTCCTCACCGACCTTTCCGTCGTCGATCCGTGCTTCTGGGAGCTTTTCCGGAACCGCGGTGCGACAGCATTCGCCGCCGTTCCCTACACCTTTGAACTCCTGGAACGGGTGGGGTTCGCGGGTATGGAGTTGCCCAGCCTGCGCTACGTCACCCAGGCCGGAGGCCGGCTCGCACCGGAGATGGTGCGACAGTACGCCGGGCTCGGGCGCCGGCAGGGCTGGGATCTTTTCGTGATGTACGGCCAGACGGAGGCCACGGCCCGGATGGCTTATCTGCCTCCTGAACTCGCGGCCACAGTTCCCGGGGCCATTGGCATCCCCGTCCCCGGAGGCTCACTGCGCATCGACCCTGTTCCCGGCCTGGAGCATGGTGAGCTTGTGTTCACGGGCCCAAACGTCATGCTCGGCTATGCCGAGACGGCCGAGGACCTCGGAAAGGGCCGGAGCATCGATGAGCTCCGCACCGGCGATCTGGCCCGGCAGCACCCCACAGGAGTCTACGAAGTGGTCGGGCGCCGCAGCAGGTTCGTCAAAATCGTCGGCCTGCGCGTTGACCTCGGGCAGGTGGAGCGGATCCTGGCCGACCTCGGCGTGCAGGCAGCCAGCGCCGGGACCGACGACGGCCTCGTCGTCGCGGTCGAGGGCGACCACGACACTCGGCTGCTGGGCAAGGTTCTGTCCCAGGGATTGGGTCTGCCCCGTGCCGCTCTGCAGGTTCACGCCGTCGAACATCTGCCGCGTCTGGCCACGGGTAAACTGGACTATCAGGCTGTCCTGGCGCTGTCCCGGCCCGAACCCGTGCACGCGCCTGCGGACGGGGCCGCCGCCGGCCCCGGCAGCGTCCGAAGGATTTTTGAGGACGCTCTGGAGGTCGCCGACATTGCCGACGGGGACACTTTTGTCTCGCTGGGCGGGGACTCGCTGTCCTACGTGGCAGCATCGGTCAGATTGGAACAAGCCTTAGGCCATCTCCCGCCGGGTTGGCACGTGACGCCTGTCCGGGACCTGGAACCGCGGCCCCGCACTGCTCCGGCCCGGAAGCGGCGGCGGTTCTTTGCGCCGCTCGAAACGAGCATCGTGCTGCGGGCCGTGGGGATCGTCCTGATCGTCAGTACACACGTCGGTTTATTCAGTTGGCAGGGCGCGGCGCACGTGCTCATGGCCGTGGCCGGGTACAACTTCGCCCGCTTCCAGCTCTCGGGGGAGCGTTTCCAGCGCCTGCGGCGGCAGCTGAACAGCCTAGCCAGAATCGTCGTCCCCAGCATGGCGTTTATCGTTGTCGCTTATCTGATCACCGACAACTACACGCCTGCCAATATCCTGCTCCTAAACGCCATAGTTGGGCCGGAGACAGTGACCACACAGTGGCACTTCTGGTTCATCGAAATACTTGTCTACCTGCTCCTGGGAATGACAGCCCTGCTGGCCGTTCCGTGGGCGGACCGCGCCGAGCGGCGTTTCCCCCTGCTCCTTCCACTGGCCCTGACCGGAGCCGGACTGCTCACCCGCTACGAACTGGTGAACCCGGGAGTGCCGCACACGGCGCCGGCCCTCTGGCTCTTCGCGCTGGGCTGGGCCATTGCACGGTCCCGGACGGTAGCCCAACGATGTGTAGTCTCAGCCATTGCGGTACTCACCGTACCCGGGTTCTTCGAAAACGTGACCAGGGAATGCACGCTCCTAGCCGGGATCCTGGTGCTCATCTGGCTGCCCAGCATCCCGGTGCCGAAGGGCCTCCGCCGACTCACCGTGGTGTTAGCCAGTGCCTCCCTCTACGCGTACTTGGTCCACTGGCTGGTCTACCCGCCCCTGGCCGGGATAAGCCCGGCACTGGCCGTTGGGGCCTCGCTCGCTGCAGGGGCAGCGTACTGGGCGCTGTGCATGTGCGTGGTGAACGCAGCCACCCGCCGACTGACCCCGTCTAAGAAATCCCACAAACGAGTTCCCCCCAGCCTTCTCCCGAACCGCTTGACCGGTTCACAGGGCTAG
- a CDS encoding SRPBCC family protein: protein MMPARNLGRLSAPAALTCVVGCGFAFRHLQLRWGSTPEELGGRHPGDDFITHAGLQATRSITIHAPAEKVWPWLAQMGQRRGGLYSYDFLENLAGLDIHSADRIHPEWQDIKVGDPVHLAPTDSSNLEVGLLEPGRTLVLRIPPSPAPGPFDFTWAFVLQPKPDGTTRLVVRERYAYRRWWAPFLVETVEVASFVMSLRMLHGIRSRAEANIEGNKRAAQDEAAEDEPVRAVKP from the coding sequence ATGATGCCAGCACGAAACCTGGGCCGACTCTCTGCCCCCGCAGCGCTCACTTGCGTTGTGGGCTGCGGATTCGCATTCCGGCACCTCCAGCTCCGCTGGGGTTCCACCCCTGAGGAGCTGGGCGGCCGGCATCCGGGTGACGACTTCATCACTCATGCGGGCCTGCAGGCAACACGGTCCATCACCATTCATGCTCCGGCTGAAAAGGTGTGGCCCTGGCTGGCGCAGATGGGCCAGCGCCGGGGCGGGCTCTACAGCTACGACTTCCTGGAGAACCTCGCCGGTCTGGACATCCATAGCGCGGACCGGATACACCCTGAGTGGCAGGACATCAAAGTGGGGGACCCGGTTCATCTGGCACCCACGGACTCCTCGAACCTCGAGGTGGGGCTCCTTGAACCGGGAAGGACGCTTGTCCTGCGCATTCCCCCGAGTCCAGCACCCGGCCCCTTCGACTTCACCTGGGCCTTCGTCCTCCAGCCAAAGCCAGACGGAACCACCCGCCTCGTTGTCCGTGAGCGGTACGCCTATCGGCGGTGGTGGGCCCCGTTCCTGGTCGAAACCGTGGAAGTTGCCAGTTTCGTCATGTCCCTGCGGATGCTCCACGGGATCAGGAGCCGGGCCGAGGCAAACATTGAAGGGAACAAGCGCGCCGCCCAAGATGAAGCGGCGGAAGACGAACCCGTGCGCGCGGTAAAGCCCTAG
- a CDS encoding tyrosine-type recombinase/integrase, with amino-acid sequence MSSLAPLLQAFFTDRLVTQRQASGNTIAAYRDTFTLLLGYVCDLKDKTPSLVEISDLDADTITGFLHYLEEVRGNSLRTRNARLAAIHSLFGYAALRHHEHAEVIQRVLAIPTARMHRNIVTWLDPSEADALLRACDQDTRTGRRDHAMFTLAIQTGLRISEIIGLTIADVHTGVGAHVHCLGKGRKERRTPLLPATVTVMNEWIVEHSGPADAALFTTSTGRRLSRDAIEHRIHHTITTAATSCPSLVGKHVTMHTLRHTAAMRLLHAGVDTTVIALWLGHEQIFTTNIYLHADMTVKEEAIAKVTPPGIAATVRYQPPDTVLAFLAML; translated from the coding sequence ATGAGCAGTCTCGCCCCGCTGCTGCAAGCGTTCTTCACCGACCGGCTGGTCACCCAGCGCCAGGCCAGCGGCAACACAATCGCGGCCTACCGCGATACGTTCACGTTGCTTCTCGGCTACGTCTGCGATCTGAAAGACAAGACGCCCTCACTGGTGGAAATCAGCGATCTTGATGCCGACACCATCACCGGGTTCCTCCACTATCTGGAGGAAGTTCGGGGCAACAGCCTCCGCACCCGCAACGCCCGCCTAGCCGCGATTCACTCCTTGTTCGGTTACGCCGCATTGCGCCACCACGAGCATGCCGAAGTGATCCAACGCGTCCTGGCGATCCCGACCGCGAGAATGCACCGCAACATCGTCACCTGGCTTGACCCCAGCGAAGCCGATGCACTGCTGCGCGCCTGCGACCAAGACACCCGCACCGGCCGCCGCGACCATGCAATGTTCACCCTGGCGATCCAGACCGGACTGCGCATCAGCGAGATCATCGGGCTCACCATCGCAGACGTCCACACCGGTGTCGGCGCGCACGTCCACTGCCTCGGCAAGGGCCGCAAAGAACGCCGCACACCGCTGCTGCCAGCCACCGTCACCGTCATGAATGAATGGATCGTCGAACACAGTGGCCCCGCCGATGCCGCGCTGTTCACCACCAGCACTGGCCGACGTCTCAGCCGTGACGCGATCGAGCACCGCATCCACCACACCATCACCACGGCTGCAACGTCCTGCCCCTCGCTGGTCGGAAAACACGTGACCATGCATACGCTGCGCCACACCGCCGCGATGCGGCTGCTGCACGCCGGCGTCGATACCACCGTCATCGCTCTCTGGCTCGGCCACGAACAGATCTTCACGACAAACATCTACCTCCACGCCGACATGACCGTGAAGGAGGAAGCGATCGCGAAAGTCACCCCACCCGGCATCGCGGCTACGGTGCGCTACCAGCCCCCCGACACCGTCCTGGCCTTCCTCGCGATGCTGTGA
- a CDS encoding tyrosine-type recombinase/integrase, which translates to MTWNEKVTDYLRLRRQLGARLTWPEHLLHQFATHLTAAGIEVITVTEAITWCSLPPAGVTAAPRTRASSRMTAVRGFADYMHALNPIHEVPPRGIFAGPVHRQGPYIYCSAEITAVIRAAATLEGRSRAQTYPVLFALLAATGLRVGEALALDRDSADLDAGVLLISRGKGRDPRLVPLHPTATAALERYAHWRDDQHHGRRPAFFTDADGERLKYATVRDNWVHASTAAGLRTAARQPRMHDLRHTFAVNTLLGWYRDGADVAAKMPALSIYLGHSDPANTYWYLSAVPELLAHAAARLDAANTREQAES; encoded by the coding sequence ATGACCTGGAACGAGAAAGTCACCGATTATCTGCGCCTGCGCCGCCAGCTCGGCGCCCGCCTTACCTGGCCTGAACACCTGCTGCACCAGTTCGCCACACACCTCACGGCCGCGGGCATCGAGGTTATCACCGTCACCGAGGCAATCACTTGGTGCAGTCTCCCGCCGGCCGGGGTGACGGCCGCGCCGAGGACCCGGGCGTCGAGTCGGATGACCGCCGTCCGTGGGTTCGCCGACTACATGCACGCCCTGAACCCGATCCACGAGGTTCCGCCCCGCGGGATCTTCGCCGGCCCCGTGCATCGTCAGGGTCCCTACATATATTGTTCCGCTGAAATCACGGCGGTGATCCGCGCAGCCGCCACCCTGGAGGGCAGGAGTCGGGCGCAGACTTACCCGGTGTTGTTCGCGCTGCTGGCGGCCACAGGACTACGGGTCGGGGAGGCCCTCGCACTGGACAGGGACAGCGCCGATTTGGATGCCGGAGTGCTGCTGATCAGTCGGGGAAAGGGGCGCGACCCACGGCTGGTTCCGCTCCACCCGACCGCCACTGCCGCACTCGAACGCTATGCTCACTGGCGCGATGACCAGCACCACGGTCGCAGGCCAGCGTTCTTCACCGACGCAGACGGCGAACGGTTGAAATACGCAACTGTTCGCGATAACTGGGTGCACGCTTCTACTGCCGCAGGACTACGCACTGCGGCGCGGCAGCCACGGATGCACGACCTGCGGCATACGTTCGCGGTGAACACGCTGCTGGGCTGGTATCGCGACGGGGCCGATGTTGCCGCGAAGATGCCCGCCCTGTCGATCTATCTGGGCCATTCCGATCCGGCGAATACCTACTGGTATCTGAGCGCCGTTCCCGAACTGCTCGCTCACGCTGCCGCCCGCCTTGATGCCGCGAACACCCGGGAACAGGCAGAATCATGA
- a CDS encoding tyrosine-type recombinase/integrase produces MTATTRADRVQIHGPLQKHAEGFKAELLRLGFTPASIVNQFHLLAHLSRWLEAGSMRLGDLTVVQVDAFLAERKATHTALFTRKALRPLLGWLAESGMITAEAASPPRPPEDPAVLVRFERYLLTERRIGARTTSAYVVRVRRFLKTHCPSEGFAGLSGADVTRALLEEGVGRAPASVKKFGYALRAFLRFCFITGELDRDLTGATLVIREPLPSLLPLGASAEQIDTLLQGCDRTTAAGRREYAVILLLARLGLRAGEVAGMQLEDIHWRHGEVLIRGKGAKLECLPLPAEVGAAVVDYLMHARPADADLREVFCTIRAPRRRLSSPGVWAIVTRACTRADLETFGPHQLRHSLAEAMVAAEVPLAAIGQVLRHEDPATTANYARVDVIRLRELARPWPAGGELS; encoded by the coding sequence ATGACAGCGACAACACGAGCGGACCGGGTCCAGATCCACGGTCCGCTGCAGAAACACGCCGAGGGATTCAAGGCCGAACTATTGCGGCTGGGATTCACCCCGGCATCGATTGTGAATCAGTTCCATCTGCTGGCACATCTGAGCCGGTGGCTCGAGGCGGGAAGCATGCGCCTTGGCGATCTGACGGTGGTGCAGGTCGATGCATTCCTCGCCGAACGCAAAGCGACACATACCGCGTTGTTCACCCGCAAGGCGCTGCGCCCGTTGCTGGGCTGGCTGGCTGAGTCAGGGATGATCACCGCGGAGGCAGCGTCTCCACCCCGGCCGCCGGAGGATCCGGCGGTGCTGGTCCGGTTCGAGCGCTACCTTCTGACGGAGCGTCGTATCGGGGCGCGCACCACGTCAGCTTATGTGGTGCGGGTCCGGCGGTTCCTGAAGACACATTGTCCGTCCGAGGGGTTCGCCGGGTTGAGCGGTGCCGACGTCACGCGCGCGTTGCTGGAGGAGGGAGTGGGGCGGGCACCTGCGTCGGTGAAAAAGTTCGGCTATGCGCTGCGGGCCTTTCTGCGGTTCTGTTTCATCACCGGCGAGCTCGACCGTGATCTGACCGGAGCGACGCTGGTGATTCGGGAACCGTTGCCCTCCCTTCTTCCGCTGGGCGCCAGCGCGGAACAGATCGACACCCTCCTGCAGGGCTGTGACCGGACCACAGCTGCGGGGCGGCGCGAATATGCGGTAATCCTCCTGCTAGCCCGGCTCGGCCTCCGCGCCGGGGAAGTGGCCGGAATGCAGCTGGAAGACATTCACTGGCGCCACGGCGAGGTCCTCATCCGCGGCAAGGGCGCCAAACTCGAGTGCCTTCCGCTGCCAGCCGAGGTCGGCGCCGCGGTGGTGGACTATCTGATGCATGCCCGTCCGGCCGATGCGGACTTGCGGGAAGTGTTCTGCACCATCCGTGCTCCGCGACGACGGCTAAGCTCTCCGGGGGTTTGGGCGATCGTGACCCGTGCCTGCACCCGCGCGGATTTGGAGACATTCGGGCCCCACCAGCTGCGCCACAGTTTGGCCGAGGCGATGGTTGCCGCCGAAGTGCCGTTGGCCGCGATCGGGCAAGTACTCCGCCACGAGGATCCCGCGACGACGGCGAACTACGCCCGGGTGGACGTGATCCGGTTACGAGAGCTGGCCCGGCCCTGGCCGGCCGGGGGTGAACTGTCATGA
- a CDS encoding cytoplasmic protein yields the protein MAEDPVETNPMNYRVAFENERVRVLEYTDSPGHTTTEHSHPDSVMVTVSAFRRRISSNGKSVDVELPAGVARWLPAQHHSGENIGETDTHTFFVELKETPLPTDDEAEHLGPSES from the coding sequence ATGGCGGAGGATCCTGTTGAGACGAACCCGATGAATTACCGGGTGGCTTTTGAAAATGAACGCGTCCGCGTGCTTGAGTACACCGACTCACCCGGGCATACGACCACAGAGCATAGTCACCCCGACAGCGTGATGGTTACAGTCAGTGCTTTCCGTCGCCGCATTTCTTCCAACGGAAAGTCCGTGGATGTGGAGCTACCCGCCGGAGTCGCCCGGTGGTTGCCGGCCCAGCACCATTCCGGAGAAAACATTGGGGAAACAGACACGCATACGTTCTTTGTGGAGCTCAAGGAGACCCCGTTGCCCACGGACGATGAGGCGGAGCATCTGGGACCAAGCGAGTCCTAG
- a CDS encoding antibiotic biosynthesis monooxygenase family protein has translation MTVPPPMSDDLPLDSDVPTPGRGVAAGIFYTSGRWSVKPGHEEAFARAFAESGVKDVDPPIRGLLQRPRLLRDLNQPSSYLSYAVWESREAIEEFRSRPDFQAMIARMKEHLDDMQISTLELVLGQELTAIGLDS, from the coding sequence ATGACTGTGCCACCACCGATGAGCGATGACCTGCCCCTGGATTCCGATGTGCCGACTCCTGGCCGCGGTGTTGCCGCAGGGATCTTCTATACCTCCGGCCGCTGGTCGGTGAAGCCGGGCCATGAGGAGGCATTCGCACGGGCGTTCGCGGAATCGGGAGTAAAGGATGTGGATCCTCCAATTCGTGGCCTTCTTCAGCGTCCACGGCTACTTCGCGATCTCAATCAGCCCTCGAGTTATCTCAGCTACGCCGTGTGGGAGAGCCGGGAAGCGATCGAGGAGTTCAGGTCACGGCCAGATTTCCAGGCAATGATCGCACGGATGAAAGAACATCTGGATGACATGCAAATCTCCACACTGGAACTGGTTCTGGGTCAGGAACTGACGGCCATAGGGCTGGATTCCTAA
- a CDS encoding aldo/keto reductase, with protein sequence MNGEKIMGLGHVVYGCMGLGGDWSSAPYGLAEIDEAEAAVEAALDAGIAVFDQAEAYRFGKSEAVFGEVLSRSGSLRERIQINTHCGPSNGRGEVPHYDLDGAAIIESVGRSLTRLKTDYIDTLLLNRADPLLEPGQIASAFEFLRSSGKVRYLGVSNMSGAQIASLQKHLDTPIVVNQMEMSLGKRDWIETGVLVNHPDGNRYSFPEGTIEYCLGNSVRLQAWAPLARGVYSGRASTTSTPEEAATAKLVFSLAHGRDTTPEAIVLAWLMKHPAGIEPVIGTRDPKRILASQDAEYQATLMTRHEWYALWRAARGADVPVPAPGPEPAWPIPHARALVGSGVMDPVDRQIGSGHV encoded by the coding sequence ATGAATGGTGAAAAAATCATGGGCTTAGGCCATGTTGTCTATGGGTGCATGGGTCTTGGCGGCGATTGGTCATCTGCACCGTACGGGCTGGCCGAGATTGACGAGGCAGAAGCCGCCGTCGAGGCTGCGCTGGACGCGGGAATCGCGGTCTTCGACCAAGCGGAGGCCTATCGATTTGGTAAGTCCGAAGCCGTCTTTGGTGAGGTCCTTTCCCGTTCGGGGAGCCTCCGGGAACGCATCCAAATCAACACGCATTGCGGACCCAGCAACGGCAGAGGTGAAGTGCCGCACTATGACTTGGATGGCGCCGCGATCATTGAGAGTGTAGGGCGCAGCCTGACGCGGCTGAAAACAGACTACATCGATACGCTCCTGCTCAACCGGGCTGACCCGCTCCTGGAACCAGGACAGATCGCTTCGGCCTTCGAGTTTCTGAGGTCGTCCGGCAAGGTCCGGTATCTGGGCGTCTCCAACATGTCCGGCGCCCAGATCGCTTCGCTCCAGAAGCATCTTGACACACCTATCGTCGTCAATCAGATGGAAATGAGCCTGGGCAAGAGGGACTGGATCGAGACCGGTGTCCTCGTCAACCACCCGGATGGAAATAGGTACAGCTTCCCCGAGGGAACCATCGAATACTGCCTGGGCAACTCCGTCAGGCTCCAGGCCTGGGCCCCACTCGCCAGGGGTGTCTACTCGGGCCGTGCATCCACGACCAGCACGCCGGAAGAGGCCGCCACGGCCAAGCTGGTCTTCTCCCTTGCCCACGGCAGAGACACCACGCCCGAAGCCATCGTCCTGGCATGGCTGATGAAACACCCTGCCGGGATCGAACCCGTCATCGGGACGAGGGACCCCAAGCGGATCCTGGCGAGCCAGGACGCAGAGTATCAGGCCACCCTCATGACCAGACACGAATGGTATGCCCTGTGGAGGGCAGCCCGCGGAGCCGACGTGCCGGTCCCCGCGCCGGGCCCTGAACCAGCGTGGCCGATTCCGCACGCCCGGGCGCTAGTAGGTAGCGGCGTCATGGACCCGGTGGATCGGCAGATCGGGAGCGGACATGTCTAG
- a CDS encoding ornithine cyclodeaminase family protein, with translation MTTTTELDARTPGLNLGSDVLYLSKQNVLDLAISRAEIIGYTRDALVEHGHQRYEMPAKIGVHPYPEVFFHAMPAYVPGKNAVGCKWIECYPNNPAKFGLPQTTGLMVINDVESGVPVAIMDSTWVTAMRTPAVTVLAAAKLHPGAETFGMFGCGVQGKEHVRYAAEALPDLKTVYVYDNREAAADALIAELQGQVPFTLVKGESIEAVVKSSEVLSSATVILKEPLAAVKDKWVSAGQTILPCDLNTFWDPKTTKRADKYIVDSIEEHELFANMGYFPGGLPTIVAEIGEVIADVKLGRENSDQLIVNSNIGMAVCDVVVGRAIYDRAIAQRIGTTLAL, from the coding sequence ATGACAACCACAACCGAACTGGACGCCCGCACGCCAGGCCTGAACCTGGGCAGCGACGTCCTGTACCTCAGCAAGCAGAATGTCCTCGATCTTGCCATCAGCCGCGCCGAGATCATCGGCTACACCCGCGATGCACTCGTGGAACATGGCCACCAGCGCTACGAGATGCCGGCCAAGATCGGCGTCCACCCCTACCCTGAGGTGTTCTTCCACGCCATGCCCGCCTACGTCCCGGGCAAGAACGCCGTTGGGTGCAAGTGGATCGAGTGTTACCCCAATAACCCGGCCAAGTTCGGGCTGCCCCAGACCACCGGCCTGATGGTCATCAACGATGTTGAGTCCGGTGTCCCCGTCGCGATCATGGACTCAACCTGGGTAACCGCGATGCGCACCCCGGCCGTGACGGTTCTTGCCGCCGCGAAGCTGCACCCGGGTGCCGAGACATTCGGCATGTTCGGATGCGGCGTCCAGGGCAAGGAACACGTCCGCTACGCGGCCGAGGCGCTTCCGGACCTGAAGACCGTGTACGTATACGACAACCGGGAAGCCGCAGCCGATGCCCTGATCGCCGAGCTCCAGGGCCAGGTGCCGTTTACCCTCGTCAAGGGCGAATCCATCGAAGCGGTGGTCAAGAGCTCGGAAGTGCTCAGTTCCGCGACGGTGATCCTCAAGGAACCGCTGGCCGCGGTAAAGGACAAATGGGTCAGCGCCGGCCAGACCATCCTGCCCTGCGACCTGAACACCTTCTGGGACCCGAAGACCACCAAGCGCGCCGATAAGTACATCGTCGACAGCATCGAAGAGCACGAGTTGTTCGCCAACATGGGCTACTTCCCCGGCGGGCTCCCGACCATCGTCGCTGAAATCGGTGAAGTGATTGCCGACGTCAAACTCGGCCGTGAGAACTCGGACCAGCTCATTGTCAACAGCAATATCGGTATGGCCGTGTGCGACGTCGTAGTCGGCCGCGCCATCTACGACCGCGCCATCGCCCAGCGCATCGGCACCACGCTCGCCCTCTAA